Proteins encoded within one genomic window of Longimicrobium sp.:
- the tatA gene encoding twin-arginine translocase TatA/TatE family subunit — MPFGLGFGEMLLITVVLLLLFGAKRLPEVASGMGKGIRDFKRAINGLDEQSIQSNQQQNYLQSSAAAPQPQAPAAAEGEPKRLQ, encoded by the coding sequence ATGCCTTTCGGTCTCGGTTTCGGGGAGATGCTCCTCATCACCGTCGTCCTGCTCCTCCTCTTCGGGGCCAAGCGCCTCCCCGAGGTGGCCAGCGGGATGGGGAAGGGCATCCGCGACTTCAAGCGCGCCATCAACGGCCTCGACGAGCAGTCGATCCAGTCCAACCAGCAGCAGAACTACCTGCAGTCCAGCGCCGCCGCCCCCCAGCCGCAGGCGCCCGCCGCCGCCGAGGGCGAGCCCAAGCGGCTCCAGTAG